In the genome of Bosea sp. ANAM02, the window TTCTTGAAGACCGGGATGTGCTCCTGCGTGCCGTCGAGGGCCTCGACGGCGGCCCATTGCGAGATCGCCGAGGTGCCCGAGGTCTGCTGGCCCTGGACAAGGTCCATGGCAGTCATCAGCTGCTGCGGGCCCGCGGCGTAGCCGATGCGCCAGCCGGTCATGGCATAGGACTTCGAGACGCCGTTCATGGTCAGCGTGCGCTCGTAGAGGGCGGGCTCGACCTGCGCCGGGGTGACGAAGGTGAAGTCGCCATAGACAAGGTGCTCGTACATGTCGTCGGTGAGGATCCAGACATGCGGATGGCGCATCAGCACATCCGTGAGCTTCTTCATCTCGGCATGGCTGTAGGCGGCGCCCGAGGGGTTCGACGGCGAGTTCAGGATCACCCACTTGGTCTTCGGGGTGATGGCCTTCTCGAGATCCTCGGGCTGCAGCTTGAAGTCGTTCTTGAGATAGGTCTCGGCATAGGTCGGCGTGCCGCCGCAGAGCGCGACCATCTCGGGGTAGGAAACCCAGTAGGGCGAGACGCAGATGACCTCGTCGCCCGGGTTCAGCGTGGCGAGGAGCGCGTTGTAGATGACGTGCTTGCCGCCGGTCGAAACGATGGTCTGGCTCGGCTTGTAGTCGAGGCCGTTCTCGCGCTTGAACTTGCGGGCGACCGCCTCGCGCAGCTGCGGGATGCCGGAGACCGGGGTGTACTTGGTCTCGCCGCGCTTGATCGCGGCGATCGCGGCTTCCTTGATATTGTCCGGCGTGTCGAAATCGGGCTCGCCGACGGAGAGCGAGATCACGTCCTTGCCCTGGGCTTTCAGGTCGCGGGCCTTCTGCGTGATCGTGATGGTCGCGGACGGCTTCACGCGCTTCAGGGCATCGGCAAGAAAGGCCATGGGACTGATCTCCGGGGAGGCGGAAGGGTGGGCGCCGGAAAAAGGCGCGGGCGAGGTTTATGACTCGTGGGCCATGATCGCAAGCGCAACTGATTGATGCTTGGCAGAAACATCATGAATTCAGGGCGGTTTGCCCCTGCGCTCTGAGCATGCGAAGTCGGCCGGATGACGAACGCTTCCGGACCCATCGCTGTCTACGTCGATGCCGACGCCTGCCCGGTGAAGGACGAGGTCTATCGCGTCGCCGGCCGCCATCGCCTGCATGTCTTCGTCGTCGCCAACAGCTTCCTCAACGTGCCGCGCGAGCCCTGGATCGAGCGGGTGACGGTGCCGGGCAATTTCGACGCGGCCGATGACTGGATCGCGGAACGGGTCTCGCGCGGTGCGATCGTGATCACCGCCGACATCCCGCTGGCCGATCGCTGCATCAAGGCCGGCGCCGACGTGATCGGGCCGACCGGAAAGCCCTTCACCGAAACCTCGATCGGCATGGCGCTGGCGACCCGCGACATGATGGAGGATCTGCGCGCGATGGGCACCGTGCAGGGCGGGCCGAAACCGTTCTCGCAGAAGGATCGCTCCGCCTTCCTGCAGGCACTCGATCTGGCGGTCCAGCGGCTGAAGCGGGCGGGCTTCGGCGGCTAGACCGTTCCCTACGAGGCAAGCGCGTCCAGACCGCGACGGTCCGCGTCTGCCGCAGGTCGACCGCGGTCGCTTGCGCCTTAGGTGCTGCTGGACGCATGGCGCCTTTGCCCGTAAATCTCGCCGCAAAGCAGGCTCGCCAATTCAGGCGGGCGCCTCGGGAGGAAGTCCATGTCGTTGACCCGCCGTTCCACGCTCGGCCTGATGGCCGGCGCCGTCCTCGCTCCGTCGATCGTCCGGGCCCAGAGCTTCCCGAACAAGGTCGTCACGCTGGTCGTGCCCTATCCGGCCGGTGGACCGACGGACGCGATCGCGCGTTTCGTGGCGCTGGACCTGGCGGTCGCCTTCGGGCATAATGTCGTGGTCGACAACCGGGCCGGCGCTTCGGGCGCCGTGGGGACGCGCGCCGTCGCCCATGCGGCGCCCGACGGCTACACCATCGTCTTCGGCAACAACCAGACGCATGGCAACAACATGTTCCTGCTGAAGGAGCCGGGCTACGACGCGGTGAAGGACTTCGCGCCGCTCGCCGGCGTCGGCGCGTTCGAGCATGCCTTCGTCGTGCGCAAGGGATTGCCGGTCAAGAACATCCAGGAGCTGATCGCGCTCGCCAAGGCCGACCCGGGCAAGCTCAATTACGGCTCGACGGGCGTCGGCTCCGGCTCGCATCTGGCCATGGAGCTGTTCATGCAGCGCACCGGCATCAAGATGACGCATGTGCCGTTCCGCGGCGCCGCGCCGCTGGTGCAGGAGATCGTCGCCGACCGCATCGACATCGCCAACTCGACCCTGCCGAGCGTGCTGGAGCAGATCAATGGCGGCGCCTTGCGGGCGCTCGCCATCGCCAGCCCGGAGCGCAACCCGCGCGCCAAGGACATCCCGACGCTGCGCGAGCAGGGCGTCAACAACGCCGACGCCGATTCCTGGGCGGCGTTCTTCGCGCCGGCGAAGACGCCGGGCGACGTGCTCGACAAGCTGTCGAAGGCCGTCATCGCCTCGCTGAACAAGCCGGAGACCCGCGAGGCGATCCTGAAGCTGGGCTTCACGCTGAAGGTGCGCGATCCCGCGGCGTTCAAGCCCTATCACGCCCAGGAAATCGCAACCTGGAAGCAGATTATCACGGATGCCGGCGTAAAGCCGGAGTAAGCGGCGCCGCTTCGGCTCGCCCGGGCGGTACATCGCTCCGGGTGAGGTCGGGCGCGTCTGGCTCACTTCGTCGTGAGTTGGTCGAAACGGCTTGGTGATCCGCTGCGTTCCCCTCCATCTGCCGTCAAGGGCCGGATAAAGCGAGGAGAACGTGATGTTGCGATCGGGTCTGGTGGGTTTGCTCGGAACGGCCCTGGCGCTGGTCAGTCTGGCTACGCCGGCATCGGCCCAGAAGCGCTATCCCTCCAGCGCCGGAGAGCTTTCGGTCGAGACTGTCGCGAGCGGGTTGGAAAACCCCTGGGGCCTCGCTTTCCTGCCGGACGGGCGCATGCTGGTCACCGAGCGGCCGGGCCGGCTGCGGCTGGTCGAGAAGGACGGCAAGCTCTCGCGCCCGATCAACGGCGTGCCCAGCGTCGTGGCGCGCGGGCAGGGCGGCCTGCTCGGCATCGCGCTCGATCCCGGCTTCGCCCGGAACCGCCTCGTCTATCTTTCCTTTTCGGAACCGCGCTCGGGCGGCAACGGCACCAGCGTCGCGCGTGGTCGCCTCAACGAGCAGGGCACGGCGCTGACCGCCGTCGAGGTGATCTTCCGGCAGATGCCGGCGATCAATTCCAACCTGCATTTCGGTTCGCGCCTCGTCTTCGACCGGACGGGGGCGCTCTTCGTCACGGTGGGGGACCGCTACAGCCAGCGCGACCAGGCGCAGAACCCGGTGAACCATCTCGGCAAGGTCATCCGCATCCGGCCGGATGGCGCGACGCCGGCCGATAATCCGAAGAAGGACGGCTGGGCGCCGGAGATCTGGTCGATCGGTCATCGGAATGTCCAGGGCGCCGCGCTCCACCCGCAGACGGGGCAGCTCTGGACGGCCGAGCATGCGGCGCGCGGCGGCGACGAGATCAACACACCCAAGGCCGGGCTGAACTATGGCTGGCCGGTCATCACCTATGGCGTCGACTATTCCGGGGCGAAGATCGGCGAGGGCACGGCCAAGCCCGGCATGGAGCAGCCGCTGTTCTACTGGGATCCGTCGATCGCGCCTTCGGGCGCCGCGTTCTATACCGGACCGGCCTGGCCGGCCTGGAAGAACTCGCTCTTCGTCGGGGCGCTGGCCGGGCAGATGCTCGTCCGGCTTTCGACCGAGGGCGAGAAGGTGACAGGCGAGGAGCGCCTGCTGACCGATATCGGCGCGCGCATCCGCGACGTCGTGCAAGGACCGGACGGCTTCCTCTACCTGCTCAGCGACGACGCCGACGGGAAGGTGCTGCGGGTCAGGCCGGCCGGGTGAGCCGGGTTCGTCATGCTCGGGCTTGACCCGAGCATCTCCGGACGAGAAGGCGCCCCATCCTGCGAGAGATTCTCGGGTCAAGCCCGAGAATGACGCCTTACGAGGACTTCAGGGGCCGCAATCCCATTCGCGCTCGATGACGAAGACCTTGCGGGTGGCGAGGCTGCCATTGGGATCGTAGAGGTCGCCGACATAGTATTCGGTGCCGGCCGCGTCATGGGCGCTGCGTTCGACCTGGAGCGACCAGCCGTAGCCGACGCGCTTGCCGCCCTGCCAGTTGCGGTGGGGCGCGTCCGCCGAGGGGCCGGAGAGGATGCGCGCGCGCTCGTCACTCGGGCTGCAGGTGGGGCCGGCGATAGCCGCGGCGGGAGCAAGCACGAGGCCGCAGAGAAGCAGTGCCGTCTTTTGCAAGGCAGAGGGTCCTGTCGAAGGGAAGGTGAAGCGCGGCGCTCAGGCCTTGGCGTGGAAGATGAAGAAGGCGCCGGCGGCGATCAGGGCGAAGCCGACCGCGTGGCCCCAGGTCAGCGATTCCTTCAGCCAGAACACCGAGAACCCGGCGAAGACGGTCAGCGTGATCACTTCCTGCATCGTCTTGAGCTCGGCGGCGGAATAGACGGCCGAGCCGATGCGGTTGGCCGGCACGGCCAGCATGTATTCGGGCAGGGCGATCATCCAGCTCGCGAGGATGGCGAGCCAGATCGCCGTGCTCTTGTAGCTGAGATGCCCGTACCAGGCGAAGGTCATGAAGATGTTCGAGCCGAACAGCATCGCGATCGGCAGGAGATGGGCCAGGGAGAGCGTGGGCATGCCGAGGGCTTTCTTCGCGACGGCAGGGAGGGGAGGCAGGCGGCATTGCGGAGGGCGCCGCTCCCATAGCCGGATTCGCGACAACCTCGCCAGATGGGCCATGGTTAACTTCCGTTAACGGCGACGCCCTAGTTTTGCGTGAATTCTGCGATTCGGTGGAGACCATGCGCGCAATCACACTGGCCTTGCCACTCGTCCTTCTCGCCTCCGCCGCCTCGGCGCAGAGCGGGTTCCAGTCCTGCCTTGCCGGCTTGAGGTCGGCAGCCGGCGCCAAGGGCGTCTCGGGTACGACCTTCGATCGGGCCATGGCCGGCGTCGAGCCGGACATGAAGGTCATCGAAGCGATGAACAACCAGCCGGAGTTCAAGACGCCGATCTGGGATTATCTCGGCACGCTGGTCGACGAGGAGAAGGTGGCGGAAGGCCGCGCGATGCTGCGCCAATACGCCTCCGTCTTCGCCGCGGCCGAAAAACGCTTCGGCGTCGACCGCCATACCATCGCCGCCGTCTGGGGCGTCGAGAGCGATTTCGGCAAGGCGCGCGGAAAATGGCCGCTGGTGCAGTCTCTCGCGACCGGAGCCTGCCTTGCGCCGCGCCGCAACGCCTTCTTCAGGGGCGAGCTGATCGCGACGCTGCAGATCATCCAGCGGGGCGACCTGCGTCCGGACCGGCTCTTCGGCTCCTGGGCCGGCGCCTTCGGGCATACCCAGTTCATCCCCTCGACCTATATGCGCCTGGCGGTGGACGGCGACGGCGACGGACGGCGCGATCTCGTCGATTCGATCCCCGATGCGCTGCATTCCACCGCGAATTTCATGGACAAGGCGGGATGGGTCACCGGCGCGAGCTGGGGCTACGAGGTGCGCGTGCCCAATGGCTATTCCGGCCCGAGCGGTCGCAAGCCCAAGCAGCCGGTGTCGAGCTGGGCTGCCCGCGGCATCGTCAAATTCGACGGCTCTCCGCTCTCCGGTTCGGGACATGCCGGCCTGCTGATGCCGGCGGGCAGGAACGGCCCGGCCTTCCTCGTCTTCAAGAACTACGATGCCGCCTTCAGCTACAACGGCGCTGATTCCTATGCGCTCGCCATCTCGCTTCTGTCGGACCGGCTGCGCGGCCGGCCGGGCGTGCAGGGCGATTGGCCGACCGACGACCTGCCGCTCTCGCGCGAGCAGCGCCGCGAGCTCCAGCGCCTGCTGATCCAGCGCGGCTACAATGTCGGCGAGCCGGACGGCGCCGTCGGCTCGCTGACGCGCGCCGCGATCAAGGACATCGAGGCGAAGCTCGGCATGCCGCAGACGGGCCGGCCGGGCGAGAAGGTCCTGCGCGCGCTCAAGGGCGGGCGGGTCTAGGCGCGAGACCTGGGTTTTCGCCTCAAGGCGCTCCCCTTTTGTCATTCCGGGGCTTCGCGCAGCGAAGAACCCGGAACCCCCGACTGGGCATGTCGCCTTGGTCTCGTTCCGTCGCAATGGCCGAGGTCTCACCGGGTCGTGGGTTCCGGGTTCAGGCCTGCGGCCTGCCCCGGAATGACAACCGCCTCGCCTCGCAGAAAACGGGTGGCGTCGCGACACCTCGTCGTATGAAAGGCTTGGTCATCCCGGACAAGCGGCGTCAGCCGCACCGATCCGGGATCCGTGCCTGAACCGTTCCGGCATGGATCCCGGGTCTCCCTTCGGTCGCCCGGGATGACCGGCGTTTCATTCGGAGAATCTATGCGCCGCCTGATTTCCACCGGCTCGCCCTTCGAGCGCAGCTTCGGCTATTCGCGCGCCGTGATCGACGGCGATCTCGTCTTCGTCTCGGGCACCACCGGCTACGACTACGCCACCATGACCCTGCCCGAGGATCCGGCCGAGCAGGCGCGCAACATCTTCCGCACGATCGGCGCTGTGCTGGAAGAGGCCGGTTCGTCCCTGTCGCAGGTCGTGCGGGCGCAGTACTTCGTCACCGACCGCAGCTATTGCGAACCTGTGCTGGCCGTCTGCGGCGCGTTCTTCCGCGAGATCAGGCCGGCTGCCGGCATCTATGTCGTGGCCGGACTGCTCAAGCCGGAGATGAAGGTCGAGATCGAGGTCACCGCGCGCCTGCCGAAGGGCTGACGCCGCGCACAGGGCAGGGCTGCATCGCGGCGCTTGCGCAGGCGGCCTCGCGCCCGTAATCACCCCGCCAACGCAAACACGCGAAGGCGAGGCGACGACCATGGCGACCCACAAGCTCCTGCTGCTCCCCGGCGACGGCATCGGCCCCGAGGTGATGGGCCAGGTCGAGCAGATCGTCTCCTGGTTCGGCAAGCAGGGCCTCGGCTCCTTCGAGATCGAGAAGGGCCTTGTCGGCGGCGCGGCCTATGACGCGCACAAGCAGGCGATCTCCGAAGGCGACATGAAACTCGCGCAGGACGCCGACGCCGTGCTGTTCGGCGCGGTCGGCGGCCCGAAATGGGCCGATGTGCCCTATCAGCACCGCCCGGAGGCGGGCCTGCTGCGCCTGCGCAAGGATCTGGGCCTGTTCGCGAACCTGCGTCCGGCGATCTGCTACCCGGCGCTGGCCTCGGCTTCCTCGCTGAAGCCCGAGGTTGTCGAGGGCCTCGACATCCTGATCGTGCGCGAGCTGACCGGCGGCGTCTATTTCGGCGAGCCGAAGGAGATCGTCACGCTGGAGGACGGCCAGAAGCGCGGCATCGATACCCAGCTCTACACGACCGGCGAGGTCGAGCGCATCTGCCGCGTCGCCTTCGAGCTAGCGCGCACCCGCCGCAACAAGGTCTCCTCGGCCGAGAAGCACAACGTGATGAAGACCGGTGTGCTCTGGAAGCAGACGGTCACTGCGCTCCACGCGGCCGAGTACGGGGATGTCGAGCTCGAGCATGTGCTGGCCGACAACTGCGCCATGCAGCTCGTGCGCTGGCCGAAGCAGTATGACGTCATCGTCTGCGACAACCTGTTCGGCGACATCCTGTCGGACGTGGCGGCGATGCTGACCGGTTCGCTCGGCATGCTGCCCTCCGCCTCGCTCGGCGCCGAGGACCCGGTCACCGGCAAGCGCAAGGCGCTCTACGAGCCCGTCCACGGCTCGGCGCCGGACATCGCCGGCAAGGGCCTCGCCAACCCGATCGCGATGATCGGCTCGTTTGCCATGGCGCTGCGCTACTCGTTCGGCGCGGGCGAGGCGGCGGATCGGCTCGAAGGCGCGATCGCCGACGTGCTCGGCTCCGGCACCCGCACCAAGGACATCGCCGCGCCCGGCGCCAACGCCGTCTCGACCAGCGAGATGGGCGCAGCGATCATTGGGGCGTTGGAAGCACGCGGCTGATTGCGAACCGTCATGGCCGGGCTTGACCCGGCCATCTCGGAAACCAGCCCAGCTCGGAAAGAGATGCTCGGGTCAAGCCCGAGCATGACGATGGGAGAAAATCTCTCTCCCTCGTGAATTGCCGTGACCCCGCTTTCGTGGCCTAACTCGGCGCGACGAAAACCGAGTATGTCCGTCATGATGATCAAGCGCCGTGCCGGCTGGGAAATGCCGGAAAGCCAGGCCACGCCCGAGGGCGCGTTCCTCACCCGCCGCCAGTTGATGGCCGCCGGCGCCGGGTTGATCGGAGGCGCTGCATTGCCCGGCCTTGCGTCGGCGCAGACGCCCGACCCGACGCTCGATCTCTACCCGGCCAAGCGCAACGCCGCCTATGTGCTGGGCGTGCCGCAGACGGCGGAAGAGGACGCCGCCAACTACAATAATTTCTACGAGTTCGGCATGTCGAAGGACATCGTCGATGCCTCGAAGCGCCTCGCTACGCGGCCCTGGACCATCCAGGTCGACGGGCTCGTCGAAAAGCCGTTCGAGATCGGTTTCGACGATCTCGTGCGCAAGCTGCCGCTGGAGGAGCGGCTCTATCGCTTCCGCTGCGTCGAGGCCTGGGCGATGGCCGTGCCGTGGACCGGCATCCCGCTCGCCGCCTTCGTCGCGCTGGCGAAGCCGCTCTCGGGCGCGAAATACATCCGCTTCGAGACCTTCCTGAATCCGCGCGTCGCGCCGGGGCAGAACCAGCGCTGGTATCCCTGGCCCTATACGGAGGGGCTGACGATCGCGGAGGCGACGAACGAGCTGCCGCTGCTGGTCACCGGTATCTATGGCAAGCCGCTGCCCACGCAGCATGGCGCGCCGATCCGCCTGATCACGCCGTGGAAATACGGCTTCAAATCGGTGAAATCGATCCGCAAGATCAGCTTCGTCGCCGAGCGGCCGAAGACATTCTGGGAGGGCCTGCAGGCTTCGGAATACGGCTTCTGGGCCAATGTGAACCCGGCCGTGCCGCATCCCCGCTGGAGCCAGGCGAGCGAGCAGATCCTGGGCTCGCGCGAGCGCCGCCCGACGCAGATCTATAACGGTTATGGCGAGCAGGTTGCCGGGCTCTACAAGGGGCTGGAGGGCGAGAAGCTCTTCATGTGAGGCTGAGCCGCGGCAGGTTTCGGGTGCCGTCTCCTGCCGCTGCCGTGCTAGACCTCGTGTCATTCCAAGCCGGAACGACACGGGTCGCCCATGGCCAGCCAGCATTTCCATCTGTTCGAGACCACGATCGGCCCTTGCGCCGTCGTCTGGGAGGGCGAGCGCTTCATCGGCGCGCAACTGCCCGAGCGTGACGAGGCGGCCGCCCGCAGGCGTCTGGAGCGGCGCTTTCCCGAGGCTGACGAGGTCCCCGCAGAAGGCTTCGTCGCGGAGGCCGTGGCCGGCATCCGGGCGCTGTTCGACGGCGAGAAGCGCGACCTGTCACATCTGCCGGTAGCGCTGGAGAGCGTCTCCGCCTTCAACCGCAAGGTCTACGAGGTCGCGCTCGCCATCCCGCATGGCGAGACGCTGACCTATGGCGAGGTGGCGCAGCGCATCGGCGATCCCGGCGCGGCGCGGGCGGTGGGCGTCGCGCTCGGCCAGAATCCCTGGCCGATCATCGTGCCCTGCCATCGCGTGCTCGCGGCAGGCGGCAGGACCGGCGGCTTCTCGGCCGAGGGCGGCGTCGAGATCAAGCTGAGAATCCTGACCATCGAGAAGGCGCGCACCAGCGCCGAGCCCAGCCTGTTCGACGCCCTGCCGCTGGCGGCTCGGCCGGGACGGCATTGAGCAGCGCTTGAATCTCCAAGCCCTCATCCTGAGGAGCAAGCGAAGCTTGCGTCTCGAAGGATGCTGCTCCAGTTGGTTCCGGAGCCTGCTGGATCATCCTTCGAGACGCCGCTGACGCGGCTCCTCAGAATGAGGGCTTGGGAGAAGGTCGCGCGCCCCTGAGCCGATGCCCGCGCCCGCAGTTTGAATTCCCGCAATATCGCCCTTGCAGCGCCGCCGCTTGCGCGGCTTAAGGCGCGGCCTCTACTGTGCCGGCCTTTCCACCCTCACTGGGGATCAGCATGGCCAAACTGAAGCTCGCCGTCATCGTGGGCAGCAACCGCCGCGAATCGATCAACCGCAAGCTGGCCCAGGCGCTGGTGAAGCTGGGCGAGGGCGCTTTCGACGCCAATTTCGTCCAGATCGACGACCTGCCGATGTTCAACCAGGACCTGGAGCCGAACCGTCCGGAATCGACGCTGCGCCTGAAGCGCGAGATCGAGGCCGCCGATGCGATCCTGATCGTTACGCCCGAGCATAACCGCTCGATCCCGGCCGTGCTGAAGAACGCCATCGACTGGGCCTCGCGCCCTTACGGCAAGAATTCCTGGGCCGGCAAGACCGTTGCCGTCACCGGCACCAGCGGCGGCGCCGTCGGCACGGCCGTCTCCCAGAATGAGTTGCGGATGATCCTGACCAATCTCGCCGGCGTCGTGGTGGGCAGCCAGGTCTTCGTCACCTTCAAGGACGATCTGATTGATGCCCAGCACAACGTCACCAACGAGGCCACTCGCGGCTTCCTGCAGGGCTTCGTCGACAATTTCGCGAAAATCGCCGGCAAGCTCGCCGCCTGATCGAAACGAGCCTCTGCGCTTGCATGAAGGCGTCGCCTCCGGGCGGCGCCTTTTTCGTTGCGGGCATGCAGCAGGCGATCGGGCAAAAAAAGAGCCGGCGTCCCCGAGGGGAGCCGGCTTTGTAAGTTTGAAACATCTGGCGAAACCGCCAAACATCTCAGAGGGGAACGGCTGAAACGAACTCAACGCCGGGAGGAGATTGCGGAGCCCGTTCCGAACAACCGTGAGTACAATATCGGCCATGACCTGCCGTTTTGCAATGCAACATATCTTGGGTCCGCCATGCGGTCATTGCATGAACCAAGGGCATATGGCGCCAATTTGAGCCTAAATGATTGAGAAATATGCGTTCGTTGCAGGGTGGCGCCTGCGCGCAGAAGTTGCGGATACCTTGGAAACCCGATTTTTGTCCTCTGCTGAACAGTTTTCAGGCGAACGATCCGATTTTGGCGCATGCGAGATGCCCGTTTGGTCACAAAACCGCCAGAATCGAAAAGGGCGCCCTGCGGCGCCCGATTCTGCATGACGTGCCAGTGCGGTCAGTAGGTCCAGCGCTGGGCCTTCTGGATGAGGAAGTCGCGGAAGACCTGGACGCGGGCGACCGACTTCATCTCCTCGGGATAGACCAGATAGCTCTCGAGCTGCGGCATCTCGGTCTCGCGCATGAGCTGAACGAGCGGGGAGCCGGTCTCGATCAGGTAATCCGGCAGCACGGCGATGCCGGCGCCCGAATCCACCGCCCGCTTCATCGCGGTGATGTTGTTGACTGTCAGATGGATCGGCCGCGGATTGCGCTGGTCGCGCCCCATGGTGCCGAGCCAGTGCACCGCCGTCAGATAGGACGGCGAGGTGCCGCCGAAGGACAGGATGCGGTGGTTGTCGAGATCGTCGTAGCCCTTGGGCTCGCCGAAGCGCTTCACATAGGCCGGCGAGGCGTAGACATGGAAGTGCACGGTGAAGAGCTTGCGCTGGATCAGGTCCGGCTGCTGCGGCTGGCGCA includes:
- a CDS encoding pyridoxal phosphate-dependent aminotransferase — encoded protein: MAFLADALKRVKPSATITITQKARDLKAQGKDVISLSVGEPDFDTPDNIKEAAIAAIKRGETKYTPVSGIPQLREAVARKFKRENGLDYKPSQTIVSTGGKHVIYNALLATLNPGDEVICVSPYWVSYPEMVALCGGTPTYAETYLKNDFKLQPEDLEKAITPKTKWVILNSPSNPSGAAYSHAEMKKLTDVLMRHPHVWILTDDMYEHLVYGDFTFVTPAQVEPALYERTLTMNGVSKSYAMTGWRIGYAAGPQQLMTAMDLVQGQQTSGTSAISQWAAVEALDGTQEHIPVFKKAFERRRDLVVSMLNQTRGLKCPVPEGAFYVYPDCSALIGKTMPNGKTIETDEDLVMGLLETEAVAAVHGSSFGLGPNFRISYATSDEKLEEACRRIQRFCAELR
- a CDS encoding YaiI/YqxD family protein — its product is MTNASGPIAVYVDADACPVKDEVYRVAGRHRLHVFVVANSFLNVPREPWIERVTVPGNFDAADDWIAERVSRGAIVITADIPLADRCIKAGADVIGPTGKPFTETSIGMALATRDMMEDLRAMGTVQGGPKPFSQKDRSAFLQALDLAVQRLKRAGFGG
- a CDS encoding tripartite tricarboxylate transporter substrate binding protein → MSLTRRSTLGLMAGAVLAPSIVRAQSFPNKVVTLVVPYPAGGPTDAIARFVALDLAVAFGHNVVVDNRAGASGAVGTRAVAHAAPDGYTIVFGNNQTHGNNMFLLKEPGYDAVKDFAPLAGVGAFEHAFVVRKGLPVKNIQELIALAKADPGKLNYGSTGVGSGSHLAMELFMQRTGIKMTHVPFRGAAPLVQEIVADRIDIANSTLPSVLEQINGGALRALAIASPERNPRAKDIPTLREQGVNNADADSWAAFFAPAKTPGDVLDKLSKAVIASLNKPETREAILKLGFTLKVRDPAAFKPYHAQEIATWKQIITDAGVKPE
- a CDS encoding PQQ-dependent sugar dehydrogenase, translating into MLRSGLVGLLGTALALVSLATPASAQKRYPSSAGELSVETVASGLENPWGLAFLPDGRMLVTERPGRLRLVEKDGKLSRPINGVPSVVARGQGGLLGIALDPGFARNRLVYLSFSEPRSGGNGTSVARGRLNEQGTALTAVEVIFRQMPAINSNLHFGSRLVFDRTGALFVTVGDRYSQRDQAQNPVNHLGKVIRIRPDGATPADNPKKDGWAPEIWSIGHRNVQGAALHPQTGQLWTAEHAARGGDEINTPKAGLNYGWPVITYGVDYSGAKIGEGTAKPGMEQPLFYWDPSIAPSGAAFYTGPAWPAWKNSLFVGALAGQMLVRLSTEGEKVTGEERLLTDIGARIRDVVQGPDGFLYLLSDDADGKVLRVRPAG
- a CDS encoding DMT family protein, giving the protein MPTLSLAHLLPIAMLFGSNIFMTFAWYGHLSYKSTAIWLAILASWMIALPEYMLAVPANRIGSAVYSAAELKTMQEVITLTVFAGFSVFWLKESLTWGHAVGFALIAAGAFFIFHAKA
- a CDS encoding lytic murein transglycosylase; the encoded protein is MRAITLALPLVLLASAASAQSGFQSCLAGLRSAAGAKGVSGTTFDRAMAGVEPDMKVIEAMNNQPEFKTPIWDYLGTLVDEEKVAEGRAMLRQYASVFAAAEKRFGVDRHTIAAVWGVESDFGKARGKWPLVQSLATGACLAPRRNAFFRGELIATLQIIQRGDLRPDRLFGSWAGAFGHTQFIPSTYMRLAVDGDGDGRRDLVDSIPDALHSTANFMDKAGWVTGASWGYEVRVPNGYSGPSGRKPKQPVSSWAARGIVKFDGSPLSGSGHAGLLMPAGRNGPAFLVFKNYDAAFSYNGADSYALAISLLSDRLRGRPGVQGDWPTDDLPLSREQRRELQRLLIQRGYNVGEPDGAVGSLTRAAIKDIEAKLGMPQTGRPGEKVLRALKGGRV
- a CDS encoding RidA family protein, with the translated sequence MRRLISTGSPFERSFGYSRAVIDGDLVFVSGTTGYDYATMTLPEDPAEQARNIFRTIGAVLEEAGSSLSQVVRAQYFVTDRSYCEPVLAVCGAFFREIRPAAGIYVVAGLLKPEMKVEIEVTARLPKG
- the leuB gene encoding 3-isopropylmalate dehydrogenase codes for the protein MATHKLLLLPGDGIGPEVMGQVEQIVSWFGKQGLGSFEIEKGLVGGAAYDAHKQAISEGDMKLAQDADAVLFGAVGGPKWADVPYQHRPEAGLLRLRKDLGLFANLRPAICYPALASASSLKPEVVEGLDILIVRELTGGVYFGEPKEIVTLEDGQKRGIDTQLYTTGEVERICRVAFELARTRRNKVSSAEKHNVMKTGVLWKQTVTALHAAEYGDVELEHVLADNCAMQLVRWPKQYDVIVCDNLFGDILSDVAAMLTGSLGMLPSASLGAEDPVTGKRKALYEPVHGSAPDIAGKGLANPIAMIGSFAMALRYSFGAGEAADRLEGAIADVLGSGTRTKDIAAPGANAVSTSEMGAAIIGALEARG
- the msrP gene encoding protein-methionine-sulfoxide reductase catalytic subunit MsrP, with the translated sequence MMIKRRAGWEMPESQATPEGAFLTRRQLMAAGAGLIGGAALPGLASAQTPDPTLDLYPAKRNAAYVLGVPQTAEEDAANYNNFYEFGMSKDIVDASKRLATRPWTIQVDGLVEKPFEIGFDDLVRKLPLEERLYRFRCVEAWAMAVPWTGIPLAAFVALAKPLSGAKYIRFETFLNPRVAPGQNQRWYPWPYTEGLTIAEATNELPLLVTGIYGKPLPTQHGAPIRLITPWKYGFKSVKSIRKISFVAERPKTFWEGLQASEYGFWANVNPAVPHPRWSQASEQILGSRERRPTQIYNGYGEQVAGLYKGLEGEKLFM
- a CDS encoding methylated-DNA--[protein]-cysteine S-methyltransferase gives rise to the protein MASQHFHLFETTIGPCAVVWEGERFIGAQLPERDEAAARRRLERRFPEADEVPAEGFVAEAVAGIRALFDGEKRDLSHLPVALESVSAFNRKVYEVALAIPHGETLTYGEVAQRIGDPGAARAVGVALGQNPWPIIVPCHRVLAAGGRTGGFSAEGGVEIKLRILTIEKARTSAEPSLFDALPLAARPGRH
- a CDS encoding NADPH-dependent FMN reductase, with product MAKLKLAVIVGSNRRESINRKLAQALVKLGEGAFDANFVQIDDLPMFNQDLEPNRPESTLRLKREIEAADAILIVTPEHNRSIPAVLKNAIDWASRPYGKNSWAGKTVAVTGTSGGAVGTAVSQNELRMILTNLAGVVVGSQVFVTFKDDLIDAQHNVTNEATRGFLQGFVDNFAKIAGKLAA
- a CDS encoding LysR family transcriptional regulator; amino-acid sequence: MDWDRIRIFYTVAESGSFTKAGDVLGLSQSAVSRQIGALERELRAPLFHRHTRGLILTEQGELLWRAAREMTQRLERTRSQLSETREHPSGELKVTATRGLGGHWLTPRLSEFMDLYPDIRVELILTDEELDLSMREADIAIRLRQPQQPDLIQRKLFTVHFHVYASPAYVKRFGEPKGYDDLDNHRILSFGGTSPSYLTAVHWLGTMGRDQRNPRPIHLTVNNITAMKRAVDSGAGIAVLPDYLIETGSPLVQLMRETEMPQLESYLVYPEEMKSVARVQVFRDFLIQKAQRWTY